Proteins from a single region of Dysosmobacter acutus:
- a CDS encoding creatininase family protein, which translates to METHELMKLTAEQVERGGYDKAILAVGSCEAHGKHLASGTDTLVSHMLSCRVAERVRGLLVLPPVTVGYSAHYDSFPFSLTLGYDTVTQVICDILESVLRNGIRHIFLMNGHDGNIAPIEIASRKIKETHPEARIACLPAWWVTAGELLPPGTFEVWNGLGHAGEGESSIAYYLYPQWCQPENASCVVPDNLPEHIDIKWDFSELTNCAATGDATRATAEKGKKMTEALVDCVASAIERLDGCGWDYRTSSIR; encoded by the coding sequence ATGGAAACCCATGAATTGATGAAACTCACCGCGGAGCAGGTGGAGAGGGGAGGATACGACAAAGCGATTCTGGCCGTTGGATCCTGCGAGGCCCACGGGAAGCACCTTGCCTCCGGCACCGATACATTGGTATCCCACATGCTCTCGTGCCGTGTGGCGGAGCGGGTGCGGGGACTGCTGGTGCTGCCCCCGGTGACGGTGGGCTACAGTGCCCACTATGATTCCTTCCCCTTCTCCCTGACACTGGGATACGACACGGTGACCCAGGTGATCTGCGACATCTTAGAGTCGGTGCTGCGCAACGGCATCCGGCACATCTTCCTCATGAACGGCCATGACGGAAACATCGCGCCCATCGAAATTGCCAGCCGGAAGATCAAGGAGACCCATCCGGAGGCACGGATCGCCTGCCTGCCGGCCTGGTGGGTGACGGCGGGGGAGCTGCTGCCTCCGGGGACCTTTGAGGTCTGGAACGGGCTGGGCCACGCCGGGGAAGGGGAGAGCTCCATCGCCTACTACCTCTATCCCCAGTGGTGCCAGCCGGAAAACGCCTCCTGCGTGGTACCTGACAACCTGCCGGAGCACATCGACATCAAATGGGATTTCTCCGAGCTGACCAACTGCGCCGCCACCGGCGACGCCACCCGGGCCACCGCGGAAAAAGGAAAAAAGATGACGGAGGCTTTGGTGGACTGCGTGGCCTCTGCCATTGAGCGGCTGGATGGATGCGGCTGGGACTACAGGACCAGCTCCATCCGATGA
- a CDS encoding carbon-nitrogen hydrolase family protein — protein MKKLIKVAICQRGATGATPRENLEQSLEMVERAAEGMPDLDLIMLPECNNFLAHSGEEFQQIAEPIPGPYTDAMAKLAKKLHVNLLPGSITERAEGGKVRNTTAFIDRQGNLLGKYAKIHLFDALGYKESDNIEAGSETCVLDTDFGRVGIQLCYDCRFPELARTLVLDGAEILCIMAFFPGGNPLPPRTDHWDTLINAMALQNQTWVCAANQYGLVGGEHPFGRSRVVDPWGTPVAVAGNHEDIIYATLDMDYQSACKESMGGLNNRRPDVYHK, from the coding sequence ATGAAAAAATTGATTAAAGTTGCCATCTGCCAGCGTGGAGCCACTGGCGCCACGCCCCGGGAAAACCTGGAGCAGTCGTTGGAGATGGTGGAGCGGGCGGCGGAGGGAATGCCGGACCTGGACCTGATTATGCTGCCGGAGTGCAACAACTTCCTGGCCCATTCCGGGGAGGAGTTCCAGCAGATTGCGGAGCCCATTCCCGGTCCCTACACCGACGCCATGGCGAAGCTTGCAAAAAAGCTGCACGTCAACCTGCTGCCCGGCAGCATCACCGAGCGGGCGGAGGGCGGCAAGGTCCGAAACACCACGGCCTTCATCGACCGCCAGGGCAATCTCCTGGGCAAGTATGCCAAAATTCACCTTTTTGACGCCCTGGGCTATAAGGAGTCCGACAACATAGAGGCGGGCAGCGAGACCTGCGTACTGGATACGGATTTTGGACGGGTGGGCATTCAGTTGTGCTACGACTGCCGCTTCCCGGAGCTGGCCCGCACGCTGGTGTTGGATGGCGCCGAAATTCTGTGCATCATGGCGTTCTTTCCGGGCGGAAATCCGTTGCCGCCCCGGACGGATCACTGGGACACGCTGATCAACGCCATGGCATTGCAGAACCAGACCTGGGTCTGCGCCGCCAATCAGTATGGCCTTGTGGGTGGGGAGCACCCCTTTGGCCGCAGCCGGGTGGTGGATCCCTGGGGCACGCCTGTGGCCGTCGCGGGCAACCATGAGGACATCATCTATGCCACGCTGGATATGGATTACCAAAGCGCCTGCAAGGAGAGCATGGGCGGGCTGAACAACCGCCGGCCCGACGTCTATCATAAATAA
- a CDS encoding TRAP transporter large permease: MVAVIMFALLILLVVVGAPVSMAMAIAALCAILFCGLDPVIIPSLISGGISSYTLMAVPFFIFLGNVMNSGGITHRIFDWCEALVGHIKGGLAQVNIISSVIFAGISGTAVADSAGLGMVEIEAMKKKDYDISFSIGVTVASSLLGPIIPPSVVLLVFASLANVSPGKLFMAGVVPGVLMAAVLMVCVYVMCARGKVKCPEPEPFSAKRLWDATKHSIFALLCPVILLVGISTGFATATEVGIIGCVYSIFVSIIYRTFSLKGLLQALRDTLMSSASIMFLMGIGNVLAWIMTKEQVPQAITKALTGMTDSKYIVLLIIMAILLFLGCFMDGTSIQLVMVPILVPIANAFGIDLILLGVVVALAVTIGAATPPVGVCLFVLSSVTGESLETVVRGTKPFYLPILLALLAVAFITPLSTWLPSLLA, translated from the coding sequence ATGGTTGCCGTGATTATGTTCGCGCTGCTGATCCTGCTGGTTGTGGTGGGGGCCCCGGTCTCCATGGCCATGGCGATCGCGGCGCTTTGCGCGATTTTGTTCTGCGGGCTGGATCCCGTCATCATCCCCAGCCTCATCTCCGGCGGCATCAGCAGCTACACGCTGATGGCCGTGCCCTTTTTCATCTTCTTAGGCAATGTGATGAACAGCGGGGGCATCACCCACCGCATCTTCGACTGGTGCGAGGCGTTGGTGGGCCACATCAAAGGCGGACTGGCCCAGGTGAACATCATCTCCTCCGTGATCTTCGCCGGAATCTCCGGCACAGCCGTGGCCGACTCCGCGGGGCTTGGCATGGTGGAGATCGAGGCCATGAAGAAGAAGGACTACGACATTTCCTTCTCCATCGGCGTTACGGTGGCCTCCTCACTTCTGGGACCCATCATCCCGCCCAGCGTGGTGCTGCTGGTGTTTGCGTCATTGGCCAACGTTTCGCCCGGCAAGCTGTTCATGGCCGGCGTAGTGCCCGGCGTGCTGATGGCCGCCGTGCTGATGGTGTGCGTGTACGTCATGTGCGCCCGGGGAAAGGTGAAATGCCCGGAGCCTGAACCCTTCAGCGCCAAACGCCTCTGGGACGCGACAAAACACAGCATCTTCGCCCTGCTGTGTCCGGTGATTCTGCTGGTCGGCATCTCCACCGGGTTTGCCACCGCGACGGAGGTGGGCATCATCGGCTGCGTATACTCCATCTTTGTCAGCATCATCTACAGGACCTTTTCCCTCAAAGGGCTGCTCCAGGCGCTGAGGGACACCCTGATGTCCTCCGCCTCCATCATGTTCCTCATGGGCATCGGCAATGTGCTGGCCTGGATCATGACAAAGGAGCAGGTGCCCCAGGCCATCACCAAGGCGCTGACCGGCATGACGGACAGCAAATATATTGTGCTGCTGATTATCATGGCCATTTTGCTGTTTCTTGGCTGCTTTATGGACGGCACCTCCATTCAGCTGGTCATGGTGCCTATTCTGGTGCCCATTGCCAACGCCTTTGGCATCGACCTGATCCTCCTGGGCGTGGTGGTGGCCCTGGCCGTCACCATCGGCGCGGCAACGCCGCCTGTGGGCGTGTGCCTCTTTGTGCTCAGCTCTGTGACGGGTGAATCCCTTGAAACCGTGGTGCGGGGGACGAAGCCCTTCTATCTGCCCATCCTGCTTGCCCTGCTGGCGGTGGCGTTTATCACTCCGCTGAGCACCTGGCTGCCAAGCCTCTTGGCATAG
- the ssnA gene encoding putative aminohydrolase SsnA: protein MYLLANGKLITRDSDLPYLADGGVVTDGGRIIDVGETVRLKEAYPQAEFVDARGGVIMPGLINAHTHIYSALARGLSIQGNNPTNFFEVLDGTWWAIDRHLDLEATRASAQALVIDSIKQGVTTIFDHHASYCQIPGSLMKIAEVTREYGMRACLCYEVSDRDGEKKSLQAVRENADFIAYCEQEKSDMLKAMFGGHALFTISDRTFERMEAANGGRVGYHIHVSEGMNDVYDSLQTYGRRPVQRLQDHGILGPRTILGHCIHVSTAEMDLIRATDTMVVNNPESNMGNAVGISPILPMYRKGILLGMGTDAYTNDMLESLKVALCSQRHNACLPNVAWCEVTDMLFKNNAKIANRSFEAPLGVLKAGAAADVIVMDYKPFTPFGSDNIDGHMLFGMTGRQCQTTMINGRLRMVDRELVDIDEEAVNAHVLESAKRLWGQLNHCTY, encoded by the coding sequence ATGTATTTACTGGCAAACGGAAAACTGATCACCCGCGACAGCGACCTTCCCTATCTGGCCGACGGCGGTGTTGTCACCGACGGCGGCAGGATCATTGATGTGGGCGAAACCGTTAGGCTGAAGGAGGCGTACCCCCAGGCGGAATTTGTGGACGCCCGGGGTGGGGTCATCATGCCTGGCCTGATCAACGCCCACACACACATCTATTCCGCCCTGGCCCGGGGCCTGTCCATCCAGGGCAACAACCCCACCAATTTCTTTGAGGTGCTGGACGGCACCTGGTGGGCCATCGACCGCCACCTGGACCTGGAGGCCACCCGCGCCTCCGCCCAGGCCCTTGTGATCGATTCCATCAAGCAGGGCGTCACCACCATTTTCGACCACCACGCCTCCTATTGCCAAATTCCCGGATCGCTGATGAAAATTGCCGAGGTGACCCGGGAATACGGTATGCGCGCCTGCCTCTGCTACGAGGTCTCCGACCGGGACGGCGAGAAGAAATCCCTCCAGGCCGTGCGGGAAAACGCCGACTTCATCGCCTACTGCGAGCAGGAGAAGAGCGACATGCTCAAAGCCATGTTCGGCGGACACGCCCTGTTCACCATCTCCGACAGGACCTTTGAGCGCATGGAAGCCGCCAACGGCGGACGGGTGGGGTATCACATCCACGTATCCGAGGGCATGAACGATGTGTACGACAGTTTGCAGACCTACGGCCGGCGTCCGGTCCAGCGGCTTCAGGACCACGGCATTCTGGGACCAAGGACCATCCTTGGCCACTGCATCCATGTGAGCACCGCCGAGATGGACCTCATCCGCGCCACCGACACCATGGTGGTCAACAACCCCGAATCCAACATGGGTAACGCCGTGGGCATCTCCCCCATCCTGCCCATGTACCGCAAGGGCATCCTCCTTGGCATGGGCACAGACGCCTACACCAACGATATGCTGGAGTCGCTGAAGGTGGCGCTGTGCTCCCAGCGGCACAATGCGTGCCTGCCCAACGTGGCCTGGTGCGAGGTGACGGATATGCTCTTTAAGAACAACGCCAAAATTGCCAACCGTTCCTTTGAAGCGCCATTGGGCGTCCTGAAGGCCGGGGCCGCGGCGGATGTGATCGTCATGGACTACAAGCCCTTCACGCCCTTTGGCAGCGACAACATCGACGGCCACATGCTCTTCGGCATGACCGGACGACAGTGCCAGACCACTATGATCAACGGCAGGCTCCGCATGGTGGACCGGGAGTTGGTGGACATCGACGAGGAGGCCGTCAACGCCCACGTCCTTGAAAGCGCCAAGCGGCTCTGGGGCCAGCTGAATCACTGCACCTATTGA
- a CDS encoding DUF4179 domain-containing protein, giving the protein MFEEAYRAMNDQLHPGTELVESTLRQVRHPPLRRGAAAVAAAALLLCAATPLAARTEPGYQLLYAVAPAAAQFFQPVQESCEDNGIRMEVVSVQTEGDTAQAYIALTDLTGSRVDETTDLYDSCSMHVPFDSSGHCELAAFDPEAGTALFRVTEQTMSGQAVPGGKMTFSMSCFLSGKKSTENLTLDIPLTKYAQEAPTTDGYQCRGGGYSAPNGKAMLEDPPMLEPGSAIANPVNGFSITAIGYVNDLLHIQVKIEDLPKTDGHCFLRLEDAEGNAVTSLYSAAFTGGEEREDYYEFVFDLAPEELGPYSICGDFYTSGRYTEGSWRVTFPLNRS; this is encoded by the coding sequence ATGTTTGAAGAAGCCTATCGCGCCATGAACGACCAACTCCATCCCGGCACCGAATTGGTGGAGAGCACCCTCCGGCAAGTCCGACACCCACCCCTCCGGCGCGGTGCGGCTGCCGTTGCCGCTGCCGCCCTGCTGCTCTGCGCCGCCACGCCGCTGGCCGCCCGGACGGAACCCGGCTATCAGCTTCTATACGCCGTTGCCCCCGCCGCCGCCCAGTTTTTCCAGCCCGTTCAGGAAAGCTGCGAGGACAACGGCATCCGGATGGAGGTGGTGTCCGTCCAGACGGAGGGCGACACTGCCCAGGCCTATATTGCCCTGACGGACTTGACCGGCAGCCGCGTGGATGAGACCACCGACCTCTACGACAGCTGCTCCATGCACGTCCCCTTTGATTCCTCCGGCCACTGCGAGTTGGCGGCCTTCGACCCCGAGGCGGGGACCGCCCTCTTCCGGGTAACTGAGCAAACCATGAGTGGTCAGGCGGTTCCCGGGGGGAAGATGACCTTTTCCATGAGCTGCTTTCTCAGTGGGAAAAAATCGACAGAGAACCTGACACTGGATATTCCCCTGACGAAGTACGCCCAAGAGGCGCCGACCACCGACGGCTACCAGTGCCGGGGCGGCGGCTATTCCGCCCCCAATGGCAAAGCCATGCTGGAGGACCCTCCCATGTTGGAGCCGGGAAGCGCAATCGCAAATCCTGTCAATGGATTTTCCATTACAGCAATTGGATATGTGAACGATCTCCTTCATATCCAGGTGAAAATCGAAGACTTACCCAAAACCGACGGCCACTGCTTCCTGCGCTTGGAGGATGCGGAGGGGAATGCTGTGACCAGCCTCTATTCCGCCGCCTTCACTGGCGGAGAAGAGCGGGAGGACTACTATGAGTTTGTCTTTGACCTTGCCCCGGAGGAACTGGGCCCCTACAGCATCTGCGGCGACTTTTACACCTCCGGCCGGTATACGGAAGGCAGCTGGCGCGTCACCTTTCCCCTGAACCGGTCCTAA
- a CDS encoding TRAP transporter small permease: MKTIKKLYGWIVELESGIALVLLALAIVLNAYEIFQRNFLGKSFIWLQEYSTLMLLWFALLGMCKIVNEHQDIYVDLFVKKFPKGLQKVIDVIVYALVTAFMVVAIIYTWKLFLSQEGNYTIVAAYPLQLRSLALLIGFVTMGLKNCASFVEGVIGLFRKNEEGGAA; the protein is encoded by the coding sequence ATGAAAACGATAAAGAAACTGTACGGCTGGATCGTGGAGCTTGAGAGCGGCATCGCATTGGTTCTCCTGGCCCTGGCCATTGTTCTCAACGCCTACGAAATCTTCCAGCGCAACTTCCTGGGAAAATCCTTCATCTGGCTCCAGGAGTACAGCACACTGATGCTGCTGTGGTTTGCCCTGCTGGGCATGTGCAAGATCGTCAATGAACATCAGGATATCTACGTGGATCTGTTTGTAAAGAAGTTCCCCAAGGGGCTGCAGAAAGTGATCGATGTGATTGTGTACGCCCTTGTAACAGCCTTTATGGTTGTGGCCATTATTTACACTTGGAAGCTCTTCCTCTCCCAGGAGGGGAATTACACCATCGTTGCCGCCTATCCGCTCCAGCTGCGCTCGCTGGCGCTGTTGATCGGGTTTGTGACGATGGGCCTGAAAAACTGCGCGTCCTTTGTGGAGGGCGTGATCGGGCTGTTCCGAAAGAATGAGGAAGGAGGCGCTGCCTGA
- a CDS encoding RNA polymerase sigma factor: protein MEQPEEIVRRYGDMVYRLAYARTRSRSDADDIFQEVFLRYFRIPRRFESEEHRRAWLLRVTANCGNSFWSSSRPSSPLLEDLPCPTPEESGLKEAIDSLPPNYRTVIHLYYYEGYSTEEISRLLHRASSTVRTQLTRARRQLSQLLKGDL, encoded by the coding sequence TTGGAACAGCCCGAGGAGATTGTCCGCCGCTACGGCGATATGGTGTATCGGCTGGCCTATGCCCGCACCCGGAGCCGCAGCGACGCCGACGACATCTTTCAGGAGGTTTTCCTCCGGTATTTCCGTATTCCCCGCCGCTTTGAAAGTGAGGAGCACCGCAGGGCCTGGCTGCTGCGGGTGACGGCCAACTGCGGCAACAGCTTCTGGTCCTCGTCGCGCCCCAGCAGTCCCCTGCTGGAGGATCTGCCCTGTCCCACGCCTGAGGAATCCGGTCTGAAAGAAGCAATAGACTCATTGCCGCCCAATTACCGAACAGTGATTCACCTTTACTACTATGAGGGCTATTCCACGGAGGAGATCAGCCGCCTTCTCCACCGAGCCTCCTCCACCGTCCGCACTCAGCTGACCCGAGCAAGGCGACAGCTCTCCCAATTGCTGAAAGGAGACCTATGA
- the ygfK gene encoding putative selenate reductase subunit YgfK, with product MSELMTPIPFRELMTWITTEYQNEGSVFGVHRPYRAGVKKLPIFGETIETPFGPAAGPNTQLAQNIVAGYFAGARFFELKTVQKMDGADLAACISRPCILAEDECYNCEWSTELYVQQAFEEYVKAWCALKILSKVYGLGDPSGFVFNMSVGYDLAGIRGEKIDSFLNGMIDAGETPIFQECIRVLKELFPAEEGYIDAITPHVSGSVTVSTLHGCPPDEIERIASYLLREKHLHTFVKCNPTILGYETARTILDEMGYDYIAFDDHHFNEDLQYGDAVPMFRRLMTLAKEQGLEFGLKLSNTFPVDVKAGELPSEEMYMAGKSLFPLTTTMAARIAREFDGQLRLSYAGGADYFNIDKLFACGIWPITMATTELKPGGYQRFSQIGDKLDALNFVPFTKVDVGAIEALSRAARSDKYHVKAVKPLPRRKLYEKVPLIDCFTAPCEGGCPIGQDIPEYIELCRKGRYASALRVITEKNPLPFITGTICAHRCQTKCTRNFYDEAVQIRSTKLVAAERGYDQLMDKLTPPAVADSRAKAAIIGGGPTGMAAGYFLGRAGIPATIFEQSGQLGGIVRQVIPSFRISDAAIDKDAALVKKMGVEVRLNTKAPSVAELKAQGYTHIFFAVGAWKAGRLDIPGNVVPVISWLKDLKAGREAPLGHVAVVGGGNTAMDAARAALRAGAESSTLVYRRTKKYMPADAEELELAIRDGVAFLELVSPVEQKDGRLLCEKMRLGEPDASGRRRPEPTGETVSIDCDTVISAVGEQVESELFTANGIHVDSRGIPDFQTNLENVYAGGDAMRGPATVVEGIADAQAFANAVIGQSHTFKMPAHAIADRESALAKKGVLCESAKCEGDRCLSCNVVCQVCADVCPNRANVVIQLPDGRHQILHVDRMCNECGNCAVFCPYDSAPYRDKFTLFLNRRGFEESVDNQGFLPLGGGKVLVRLAGKVFEADLAGDNPLPADIEVLILTVLNKYAYLIG from the coding sequence ATGTCTGAATTGATGACCCCCATCCCCTTTCGGGAACTGATGACCTGGATCACCACGGAGTACCAGAACGAGGGCTCCGTCTTCGGTGTCCACCGCCCCTATCGCGCCGGGGTGAAAAAACTGCCCATTTTTGGAGAAACCATTGAGACGCCCTTCGGCCCCGCCGCCGGGCCCAATACACAACTGGCCCAGAATATTGTGGCCGGCTACTTTGCCGGCGCCCGGTTCTTTGAGCTGAAAACCGTCCAGAAGATGGACGGCGCGGACCTGGCGGCCTGCATCAGCCGTCCCTGCATCCTGGCGGAGGACGAGTGCTACAACTGTGAGTGGTCCACAGAGCTCTACGTCCAGCAGGCATTTGAGGAGTACGTGAAGGCCTGGTGCGCCTTAAAAATCCTGTCAAAGGTCTACGGATTGGGCGATCCCAGCGGGTTTGTGTTCAACATGAGCGTGGGCTATGACCTGGCGGGTATCCGGGGAGAGAAGATCGACTCCTTCCTGAACGGCATGATCGACGCAGGGGAAACCCCCATTTTTCAGGAGTGCATCCGCGTCCTGAAGGAGCTCTTCCCCGCCGAGGAGGGGTACATCGACGCCATCACCCCCCACGTCTCCGGCTCCGTGACAGTCTCCACCCTCCACGGCTGCCCGCCCGATGAGATCGAGCGCATCGCCTCCTATCTCCTCCGGGAAAAGCACCTGCATACCTTTGTCAAGTGCAACCCCACCATTTTGGGCTACGAGACCGCCCGGACCATTTTGGACGAGATGGGCTACGACTACATCGCCTTTGACGACCACCATTTCAACGAGGATCTCCAGTACGGCGACGCCGTCCCCATGTTCCGCCGCCTGATGACCCTTGCAAAGGAGCAGGGACTGGAGTTCGGGCTGAAGCTCTCCAACACCTTCCCGGTGGATGTGAAGGCCGGAGAGCTGCCAAGCGAAGAGATGTACATGGCCGGCAAGTCCCTCTTCCCCCTGACCACCACCATGGCCGCCCGGATCGCCCGGGAGTTTGACGGCCAGCTCCGGCTCAGCTATGCCGGCGGCGCCGACTACTTCAACATTGACAAGCTGTTTGCGTGCGGCATCTGGCCCATCACCATGGCCACCACGGAGCTCAAACCCGGCGGCTACCAGCGCTTCTCCCAGATCGGCGACAAGTTAGACGCCCTAAATTTTGTCCCCTTCACAAAGGTGGACGTGGGCGCCATCGAAGCCCTCTCCCGCGCCGCACGGTCCGACAAGTACCATGTGAAGGCCGTCAAGCCTCTGCCCCGGCGCAAGCTCTATGAGAAGGTGCCGCTGATTGACTGCTTCACCGCCCCCTGCGAGGGCGGCTGCCCCATTGGCCAGGACATCCCCGAGTACATCGAGCTGTGCAGAAAGGGCCGCTACGCCTCCGCTCTGCGGGTGATTACGGAGAAGAACCCCCTGCCCTTTATCACCGGCACCATCTGCGCCCACCGCTGTCAGACCAAGTGCACCCGCAATTTCTATGACGAGGCGGTCCAGATCCGCTCCACCAAGCTGGTGGCCGCGGAGCGGGGCTACGATCAGCTGATGGATAAGCTGACGCCGCCCGCCGTCGCCGATTCCCGCGCAAAGGCCGCTATCATCGGCGGCGGCCCCACCGGCATGGCGGCCGGCTACTTCTTGGGACGGGCCGGGATTCCCGCCACCATTTTTGAGCAATCCGGTCAGTTGGGCGGCATTGTCCGCCAGGTGATTCCTTCCTTCCGCATCTCCGACGCGGCCATTGACAAGGACGCGGCGCTGGTAAAAAAGATGGGCGTTGAGGTCCGGCTGAATACGAAGGCCCCCTCTGTGGCGGAGCTGAAGGCCCAGGGCTACACCCACATCTTCTTTGCCGTGGGCGCCTGGAAAGCCGGACGCCTTGACATCCCCGGCAATGTGGTGCCGGTCATCAGCTGGCTGAAGGACCTGAAGGCCGGCAGGGAAGCGCCCCTGGGCCATGTGGCTGTGGTGGGCGGCGGCAACACCGCCATGGATGCCGCCCGGGCCGCTCTCCGGGCTGGAGCTGAGTCCTCCACCCTTGTTTACCGTCGGACAAAGAAGTATATGCCCGCCGATGCCGAAGAGCTGGAACTTGCCATCCGGGACGGCGTGGCGTTTTTGGAGCTGGTCTCTCCCGTGGAGCAGAAGGACGGCAGGCTGCTCTGTGAAAAGATGCGCCTGGGCGAACCGGATGCCTCCGGACGCCGCAGGCCCGAGCCCACCGGCGAAACCGTCTCCATCGACTGCGACACGGTGATCTCCGCCGTGGGAGAGCAGGTGGAGAGCGAGCTGTTCACAGCCAACGGCATCCACGTGGACAGCCGCGGTATCCCCGACTTCCAGACCAATCTGGAGAACGTCTACGCAGGCGGCGACGCCATGCGGGGCCCTGCCACCGTGGTGGAGGGCATTGCCGACGCCCAAGCCTTTGCCAATGCGGTCATCGGGCAGTCTCACACCTTCAAAATGCCAGCCCATGCCATTGCAGACCGGGAGTCCGCCCTTGCCAAAAAAGGCGTGCTCTGTGAATCCGCGAAATGCGAGGGGGACCGGTGCCTCAGCTGCAATGTGGTGTGCCAGGTCTGTGCCGATGTGTGCCCCAACCGGGCAAACGTGGTCATTCAGCTGCCGGACGGCCGCCATCAGATTCTCCACGTGGACCGGATGTGCAACGAGTGCGGCAACTGCGCCGTGTTCTGCCCCTATGACAGTGCCCCCTACCGTGACAAATTCACCCTCTTCCTGAACCGCCGGGGCTTTGAGGAGAGCGTGGACAACCAGGGCTTCCTGCCCTTGGGCGGAGGGAAAGTGCTGGTGCGCCTGGCCGGCAAAGTCTTTGAGGCGGATCTGGCGGGCGATAATCCTCTGCCCGCCGACATCGAGGTGCTGATCCTTACTGTGCTGAATAAATATGCCTATCTGATCGGCTGA
- a CDS encoding asparaginase, protein MERQVVLFTLGGTVACRYDPQRSAAVPSLGGGDILRALEMPEGALLLREVCSKQSSDLTLRDIAGLAREVNAALEREEAAGAVVLTGTDTLEEVSYLLSLWTASDKPVVVTGSMKSFGEPYADAAGNLRGALTAARSDESKGVLVHFNEQLYCGSDVVKHNSARIDAFTSYRGPVGRVCGDRVRCWRRVDRESVYPVRELTGRVAVVRACLDWELCCPREGLDGLVIEALGAGNLPARSLAPIRSLAERGVPVLIASRCPDGETLELYDYPGSARDLRAMGCVLCGRLSGVKARLKLLVLLSCGIRTVEELRRHFETRTI, encoded by the coding sequence ATGGAGAGACAGGTGGTCCTTTTTACCTTGGGCGGCACGGTTGCCTGCCGCTATGACCCGCAGCGCTCCGCGGCGGTGCCGTCTCTTGGCGGCGGAGACATCCTGCGGGCGCTTGAGATGCCGGAGGGCGCTCTTTTGCTGCGGGAGGTCTGCAGCAAACAGAGCAGTGACCTGACATTGCGGGACATCGCGGGCCTTGCCCGGGAGGTGAACGCCGCGCTGGAGCGGGAGGAGGCTGCGGGCGCCGTGGTGCTCACAGGTACCGACACGCTGGAGGAGGTATCGTATCTGCTCTCCCTCTGGACGGCGTCGGACAAGCCGGTGGTGGTCACCGGCTCCATGAAGAGCTTTGGAGAGCCTTACGCGGACGCGGCCGGAAACCTGCGGGGCGCCCTAACGGCGGCACGGTCCGATGAGTCAAAAGGCGTTCTGGTCCATTTTAACGAGCAGCTCTACTGCGGTTCGGACGTGGTCAAGCACAACTCCGCCCGAATCGATGCCTTCACCTCCTACCGGGGGCCGGTCGGCCGGGTTTGCGGCGATCGAGTGCGCTGTTGGCGCCGTGTGGACCGGGAGAGCGTCTACCCCGTCCGTGAGCTCACCGGCAGGGTGGCGGTGGTCAGGGCCTGCCTTGACTGGGAGCTGTGTTGTCCCCGGGAGGGGCTTGACGGACTGGTAATCGAGGCCTTGGGCGCCGGAAACCTGCCCGCCCGGTCGCTGGCCCCAATACGGTCGCTGGCGGAGAGGGGCGTGCCGGTTCTGATCGCCTCACGCTGCCCCGACGGGGAGACGCTGGAGCTCTACGACTACCCGGGCAGCGCGAGGGACCTGCGCGCCATGGGCTGCGTTCTGTGCGGACGCTTAAGCGGCGTCAAGGCCAGGCTGAAGCTGCTGGTGCTGCTCTCCTGCGGCATTCGGACGGTGGAGGAGCTGCGCCGCCATTTTGAGACAAGAACAATATGA